From Aspergillus fumigatus Af293 chromosome 5, whole genome shotgun sequence, a single genomic window includes:
- a CDS encoding NPA1/URB1 family protein produces the protein MSHVDHQSPRSKRRKIDHGDETENVVPITSHTQLRSLLAFQQNVAESKHGIRQFKDFLTSIGQTEKEGEKAKKFRILKAYCDTQISRNGAGDEAICFPDLIQTWSFADSSNNESLLTVVPSVLAIFLKTISTQLDLRDFGLALCKHLMHKDQLRLFNRGLTALKTKEHLISPCLRLLTEIVSFDGGAVARHVYMARYITFKRLDVFLTPNKAQLEEADESHKSTLRRNAQKYVLANLRVQHVNAKTDLVEQHKVIKAFLEFVRKDPRDVVLEIIKSIDRDIIQDTTLPRSAKTKFFSRWNLERLVTLYGYDRESEEPNPAGISIADEVHKILMNICTDPALGVLLPETGWYPNGTDPETLPTEDDSSIELGLDSALYVDKYKESVPVRNSTLSYLIQALRPDMDRLQIELLIAIFKKTPELVADYFTKKTMFISDPKPTSSWMAESALLYSIVSLPIPLNCGWNDKLPTLPPPVSVVIENILPRPLTQKIMTRCLNLNAEIVTLFAVRILTIAFNKLRAALKIFNVDHGSSQPFWTQAAGKLVAEFCRRCPVVKDVVVLFRRTSKEDLQQQEAVSELLACYYEIVPDAAFDENFDVSLVLVDILERLESSNLQAEDGESLLSQLQNVLKIAQLSASMRWWQQPGSMQYSAFTSILKVLIKTSDKESSKEIENLLTTVLKENSIIRNSSAFSSLRSSFDATESESIGYQLAFFDNCACRIAKKPVHYDDLLASLTEGENQPTSLIVAAITEQWPFVAKNGNAAAELAVCTWIARVFGRLKQAGDDPKTLKAARDNVLQTIVSKQIKSTLKKVLKDTDETTDKDGMPQDGVSRSEPNGTKDKAAQVDLREIFGTLPTESKTHNELHKWEKEELEIAVEQGRISDLVLCLCSEHEEIRRQAFANLHRFMAKLRESKYAEWRSVYILTGELLETVRLTGFESPVPWIVGECATCCLSVLTNPMHKLYGKVNKFLQKAPSWEVGKIPSYWIDKVLLHEPELDDGYFEETSWLLDLLIKGLRTERDMDIYRRANVFERVLSFYDSPTVGVSAKRKILHLLYRSTQVGGSTTLVTRAGVVSWIQTQLPVVNAKEAATFAAMADTLHLTADQDRVTKWSDGAVAQVIEHIAG, from the exons GATGAGGCCATCTGCTTTCCTGACCTTATTCAAACATGGAGCTTTGCGGATAGTAGCAATAACGAGTCCCTGTTGACTGTTGTCCCGTCCGTGCTAGCTATTTTTCTCAAAACGATTTCCACTCAACTAGATCTTCGAGACTTCGGTTTGGCCCTGTGCAAGCATCTAATGCACAAAGATCAGCTGAGACTCTTTAATCGTGGTCTAACTGCACTTAAGACCAAGGAACATCTGATCTCGCCatgtcttcgtcttcttaCGGAGATTGTCAGTTTCGACGGCGGTGCGGTGGCCCGACATGTCTACATGGCACGGTACATCACATTCAAACGCCTCGATGTCTTTTTGACACCGAATAAGGCCCAATTAGAGGAGGCCGACGAATCGCACAAATCTACATTGCGAAGAAATGCGCAAAAATATGTTCTTGCAAATCTTAGAGTTCAACATGTGAATGCGAAGACTGATTTAGTTGAGCAACACAAGGTGATCAAAGCATTCCTGGAGTTTGTTAGGAAGGATCCACGAGATGTTGTTCTGGAAATTATCAAATCTATCGACAGGGATATCATTCAGGATACCACTCTTCCGCGAAGTGCAAAAACGAAGTTCTTCAGTCGATGGAACCTCGAGCGACTTGTAACGCTGTATGGTTACGACCGCGAATCCGAGGAGCCAAACCCGGCTGGGATCTCCATTGCAGACGAGGTTCACAAAATCCTTATGAATATTTGTACAGATCCTGCTCTGGGCGTCTTGTTACCAGAAACAGGCTGGTACCCAAATGGAACTGACCCCGAGACCTTACCGACTGAGGATGACTCTTCCATTGAATTGGGATTGGACTCCGCTTTGTACGTGGATAAATACAAGGAATCAGTGCCTGTCCGCAACAGCACTCTGTCTTATCTCATTCAAGCGCTTCGTCCGGATATGGACCGCCTGCAGATCGAGTTATTGATTGCCATCTTTAAGAAGACGCCGGAACTTGTCGCCGATTACTTCACGAAGAAGACAATGTTCATTTCTGACCCAAAACCCACGTCCTCCTGGATGGCCGAGTCAGCTCTTCTCTATTCAATTGTCAGTCTTCCAATCCCGTTAAATTGTGGTTGGAATGACAAGCTCCCTACTTTGCCGCCGCCTGTTTCGGTTGTCATCGAGAACATTCTTCCCCGTCCGCTTACCCAGAAAATTATGACTCGCTGCTTGAACCTCAACGCGGAGATTGTAACACTGTTCGCTGTTCGAATCCTGACGATCGCGTTCAATAAGCTACGGGCTGCTTTGAAGATATTCAACGTTGACCACGGATCCAGCCAGCCATTTTGGACACAAGCTGCGGGAAAATTAGTTGCAGAGTTTTGTCGTCGGTGCCCGGTGGTCAAAGATGTTGTAGTCTTGTTCAGAAGAACGAGCAAAGAGGACTTGCAGCAACAGGAGGCCGTTAGTGAGCTTCTGGCTTGCTACTACGAAATCGTCCCTGATGCTGCTTTTGACGAGAACTTTGACGTTTCCCTTGTTCTGGTTGATATATTGGAACGGCTAGAGAGTTCCAATCTACAAGCAGAGGATGGCGAGTCACTTCTGAGCCAACTGCAAAATGTCCTTAAAATCGCACAGTTGTCGGCTTCCATGCGATGGTGGCAACAACCAG GATCTATGCAATATTCAGCCTTTACATCCATTCTCAAAGTGCTTATCAAAACCTCGGACAAAGAATCCTCTAAGGAAATCGAGAATTTGTTGACAACGGTTCTGAAAGAGAACTCGATCATCCGAAAttcctccgccttctcctccctccgGTCTAGCTTCGATGCTACCGAGTCGGAAAGCATCGGTTATCAATTGGCATTTTTTGATAATTGCGCATGCAGAATCGCGAAGAAGCCAGTCCATTACGATGATTTACTCGCATCTCTGACTGAAGGCGAGAATCAACCGACTAGCCTTATCGTTGCTGCTATCACCGAACAATGGCCATTTGTTGCCAAGAATGGGAATGCAGCCGCAGAACTTGCTGTATGCACGTGGATTGCTAGGGTGTTCGGTAGATTGAAGCAGGCAGGAGACGACCCAAAGACTCTGAAGGCCGCTCGAGATAACGTTTTACAAACAATCGTGAGCAAGCAAATTAAATCAACGCTCAAGAAAGTCCTAAAAGACACTGATGAGACTACCGATAAAGATGGCATGCCTCAGGATGGAGTGAGTCGCTCGGAGCCCAATGGTACGAAAGACAAAGCGGCGCAGGTGGATTTGAGGGAGATCTTTGGCACTCTTCCGACTGAAAGCAAAACCCATAATGAGCTTCACAAAtgggagaaagaagagctCGAGATCGCGGTGGAACAGGGTCGCATCTCTGATTTGGTGCTGTGCTTGTGCTCGGAACATGAGGAAATTCGGAGACAAGCATTTGCTAACCTGCATCGATTCATGGCAAAGCTTAGG GAGTCCAAATATGCTGAATGGCGATCAGTGTACATCCTGACTGGCGAGTTGCTCGAAACCGTGAGACTGACGGGATTCGAAAGTCCCGTACCGTGGATAGTTGGGGAATGTGCTACCTGCTGTCTCTCCGTGCTCACAAACCCAATGCACAAACTTTATGGCAAGGTCAATAAGTTTCTCCAGAAGGCACCATCTTGGGAGGTTGGAAAGATCCCGTCGTATTGGATTGACAAGGTTTTGTTACATGAACCTGAGTTGGACGATGGTTACTTTGAGGAAACTAGTTGGCTTTTGGATCTGCTCATAAAGGGCCTTCGCACTGAGCGG GATATGGACATCTACCGTCGCGCAAATGTGTTCGAGCGCGTGCTCTCATTCTATGACTCACCTACTGTGGGAGTCTCTGCCAAAAGGAAGATTTTGCATCTCCTGTACCGGTCGACACAGGTCGGGGGCAGTACAACCTTAGTTACCAGGGCAGGCGTTGTCAGTTGGATTCAAACCCAGCTCCCGGTAGTGAATGCTAAAGAGGCTGCTACCTTTGCAGCTATGGCCGATACCTTGCATCTAACAGCGGACCAGGACCGAGTCACGAAATGGAGTGACGGGGCAGTGGCTCAGGTTATTGAACATATAGCAGGATAG